The following proteins are encoded in a genomic region of Sorangiineae bacterium MSr12523:
- a CDS encoding MFS transporter, with the protein MSELLPIVILLGVIALVTLRLPRVELGHSPEFRRRRFLNWFPVGMTYAFLYMGRYNLTVCKNALGQLMSKEDFGTIFSLGTVVYGFAFVINGPLTDRWGGRKTIMLSAVGAAVSNIAMGLVLLSGRRDALVSVFAPLYALNMYFQSFGAVSIVKVNAAWFHLRERGTFGGIFGILISLGVYFAFDWGQFIVDHAPVHWVFFVPALLLLTLAMFDAWLVRDTPGQAGQADFDTADTSSGDDGPQLSVFEVGKRMLKHPVIMTIALVEFCSGYLRNAIMQWYPIMAKETGIAKAFVASHWGMMTCVAGILGGVFAGVISDRIFQSRRGPVSAVLYGAMLLGTGGMFAVLTTPLLGWLVVFMSLCIIGVHGMLSGTASMDFGGKKNVGVAVGLIDGFVYLGTGLQAYVLGQVLPKDAAAKVTENWWAWPLVMAPAALAGFLLATRVWNAKPKPREFAASKAVSEAKTAVAGTVNETP; encoded by the coding sequence ATGAGCGAGCTCTTGCCCATCGTGATTCTTCTCGGTGTGATTGCCCTGGTCACGTTGCGGTTGCCCAGGGTGGAGCTCGGTCACTCGCCTGAGTTTCGCCGCCGGCGTTTTCTCAACTGGTTTCCGGTTGGGATGACCTACGCCTTCCTCTACATGGGGCGGTACAACCTGACCGTCTGCAAGAACGCGCTCGGGCAGCTCATGTCGAAGGAAGACTTCGGCACGATTTTTTCGCTCGGCACCGTCGTCTATGGGTTTGCCTTCGTCATCAACGGGCCCCTCACGGACCGATGGGGCGGGCGAAAGACGATCATGCTCTCCGCGGTGGGCGCGGCCGTGTCCAACATCGCCATGGGGCTCGTGCTCCTGTCCGGGCGGCGTGACGCACTCGTATCGGTGTTCGCGCCGCTTTACGCGCTGAACATGTATTTTCAAAGCTTTGGCGCGGTCTCGATCGTGAAGGTGAACGCCGCATGGTTTCACCTGCGCGAGCGCGGAACCTTCGGGGGCATCTTCGGCATTTTGATTTCGCTGGGCGTCTATTTCGCCTTCGATTGGGGGCAGTTCATCGTGGATCACGCGCCCGTGCACTGGGTGTTCTTCGTGCCGGCGCTCCTGCTGCTGACGTTGGCCATGTTCGATGCATGGCTGGTGCGCGACACGCCAGGGCAGGCCGGGCAGGCCGATTTCGACACGGCCGATACGTCGTCGGGCGACGATGGGCCGCAGCTTTCGGTATTCGAGGTCGGCAAGCGAATGCTGAAGCACCCGGTGATCATGACGATCGCGCTGGTCGAGTTTTGCAGCGGCTACCTGCGCAACGCGATCATGCAGTGGTACCCGATCATGGCGAAAGAGACGGGGATCGCCAAAGCCTTCGTGGCGAGCCACTGGGGCATGATGACGTGCGTGGCCGGCATCTTGGGCGGCGTATTTGCGGGTGTGATTTCGGACCGGATCTTCCAATCGCGCCGCGGTCCCGTGTCGGCGGTGCTTTATGGCGCCATGCTTCTGGGCACGGGCGGGATGTTTGCTGTGCTGACGACACCACTTCTCGGTTGGCTGGTGGTGTTCATGTCCCTCTGCATCATCGGCGTGCACGGGATGCTTTCCGGCACGGCCAGCATGGATTTCGGCGGCAAGAAGAACGTGGGTGTGGCCGTCGGCCTGATCGACGGATTCGTGTACTTGGGAACGGGATTGCAGGCCTACGTGCTGGGCCAGGTGTTGCCCAAGGACGCGGCGGCGAAGGTGACGGAGAATTGGTGGGCGTGGCCCTTGGTGATGGCGCCGGCGGCACTCGCTGGATTCCTGCTCGCGACGCGGGTGTGGAATGCGAAGCCGAAGCCTCGCGAGTTCGCCGCGAGTAAGGCCGTGTCGGAAGCGAAGACGGCCGTGGCCGGCACAGTG
- a CDS encoding DUF1003 domain-containing protein: MRHADLLAQIPLFEGLSDEDREELAGRMTERHYEQGKTVFAKGERGFSMYVVLAGRVQVFLPSESPETPRVVLKDMGFGEYFGELSLFDDKPRSASVEATVDATLLELTRDDLSDHLTKSKNAAIAILSDMAARLRETNELLGQRAAKDVVKEFEGNLTWGQRLADKVAELNGSWAFILFLLFLSLGWAFFNSPSFAGKPFDEYPFQFYNLFLAILVALQGPLIVMSQNRQTLKDRKQAETDFRVNLKNEVGIENLMRDLSVFRSETLKRLDYLERLARTDRMRAELPNKNAPQQTGAPWADANESRSRSAK; encoded by the coding sequence ATGCGCCACGCCGACCTCCTGGCCCAGATCCCGCTTTTCGAGGGGCTCTCCGACGAGGACCGCGAAGAATTGGCCGGGCGCATGACGGAACGCCACTACGAGCAGGGAAAAACCGTCTTCGCGAAGGGAGAACGCGGGTTCAGCATGTACGTGGTCCTGGCGGGCCGCGTCCAGGTCTTCCTCCCGTCCGAGTCCCCCGAAACGCCGCGCGTGGTGCTGAAGGACATGGGCTTCGGCGAGTACTTCGGCGAGCTTTCGCTCTTCGACGACAAGCCGCGCTCGGCCAGTGTGGAAGCCACCGTCGATGCCACGCTCCTCGAGCTGACCCGCGATGACCTCAGCGATCATTTGACGAAGTCGAAAAATGCGGCCATCGCCATCCTGAGCGACATGGCCGCGCGCCTGCGTGAGACCAACGAGCTTCTCGGTCAGCGCGCCGCGAAGGACGTCGTGAAGGAATTCGAGGGCAACCTCACGTGGGGCCAGCGCCTGGCCGACAAAGTCGCCGAGCTCAATGGAAGCTGGGCATTCATCCTCTTCTTGCTCTTCCTCTCGCTTGGCTGGGCGTTCTTCAATTCGCCATCCTTCGCGGGCAAGCCGTTCGATGAGTACCCGTTCCAGTTTTACAACTTGTTCCTGGCCATTCTGGTCGCCCTTCAGGGGCCGCTCATCGTCATGAGCCAGAATCGGCAGACGCTGAAAGACCGCAAGCAGGCCGAAACGGACTTTCGCGTCAACTTGAAGAACGAAGTGGGCATCGAGAACCTGATGCGCGATCTCAGCGTCTTCCGCAGCGAAACGTTGAAGCGCCTCGATTACCTGGAACGCCTCGCCCGCACCGACCGGATGCGGGCCGAGCTGCCCAACAAGAACGCGCCGCAGCAAACCGGCGCGCCATGGGCCGACGCCAACGAAAGCCGTTCCCGCAGCGCGAAATAG